The Bacillota bacterium region ACGCCAGGTTTTATAGAAAAATTTTTTTCTAAGATTTGAGAGTCAATTTCATTACCTAATAAAATTACTTTTGATCTATTATTTAAGACTTTATTAAGACTATCTATGACAGATGAATTAGCTAAAAATTCAATATCCAATATGATAGTTTTATCTTTTAGTATGTTTATTGATTCATTGGCTAAGTCATGAAGCTTAAGAATATCATCCTTAGAAAAAATGGTAAACCGGTTGTCTTCTTCGACGGTTTCTGTGAAGGCAAAGCATGGAACGGCAAATAAAATAAAGACTAGGATTACACTAAGCATTGTTTTCTTCATCAGTAAAAACCTCACACTATAAAGTAATTTTTTCTGCTGTTACTACATTCTATATATTAAACTAAGAATCCTTTTAAGTATTATTGTAACTGCTAACCCATAATGCCCTTCAGTAGACGTTATTAATTGTCCGCAATTTGCCGGACAAGCTGACCAGAATGGAAGGGAGAATTAGAGCAATTCTCCCTGGACAACTACCTTCACCATATGGTCATCAATAATCCTTTTCCCATTCTGCGCTCCATAGAGCAGGCAGTGAGTGCA contains the following coding sequences:
- a CDS encoding AAA family ATPase, with protein sequence CTHCLLYGAQNGKRIIDDHMVKVVVQGELL